One Beggiatoa leptomitoformis DNA segment encodes these proteins:
- the carB gene encoding carbamoyl-phosphate synthase large subunit: MPKRTDINSILIIGAGPIIIGQACEFDYSGAQACKALREEGYRVILVNSNPATIMTDPDMADATYIEPIEWQTVAKIIEKERPDALLPTMGGQTALNCALDLSKQGVLTKFNVEMIGAKEEAIDKAEDREKFRDAMKKIGLDTPRSTVAHTMEEAFSAQITVGFPTVIRPSFTLGGSGGGIAYNREEFVTICERGFDLSPVHQLLIEESALGWKEYEMEVVRDSKDNCIIVCSIENLDPMGIHTGDSITVAPIQTLTDKEYQIMRDASLAVLREIGVDTGGSNVQFAINPSDGRMIIIEMNPRVSRSSALASKATGFPIARVAAKLAVGYTLDELANEITGGATPASFEPTIDYVVTKVPRFTFEKFPQAEALLTTQMKSVGEVMAIGRTFQESLQKALRGLETGMCGLDEHLDPQLEPDSNASKDVLRHELQEAGPERLWYVADAFRAGWTLEDVHEFTAIDPWFLTQIADLIEEEAEVKAEGFDCLTAERLRELKRKGFSDKRLAVLTGTSERDIRELRHNNNVRPVYKRVDSCAAEFAATTAYMYSTYEEECESNPTQREKIMVLGGGPNRIGQGIEFDYCCVQASLALRADGYETIMVNCNPETVSTDYDTSDRLYFEPLTLEDVLEIIAVENPKGIIVQYGGQTPLKLAKPLEAAGAPIVGTTPESIDLAEDRERFQQLVNQLNLRQPPNRTARTPEVALKLADEIGYPLVVRPSYVLGGRAMEIVYHPDDLKRYMQTAVSVSNDSPVLLDRFLDEAIEVDVDAVCDGEHVLIGGIMEHIEEAGVHSGDSACSLPPYGLSPMLQDQLRVQMISMAKALNVIGLVNAQFAIQNQTIYVLEVNPRASRTVPFVSKATGLPLARIAARCMVGRKLADQGFTQECIPSYYSVKEAVFPFVKFAGVDPLLGPEMKSTGEVMGVGRSFGEAFAKSQLAAGLNLPRSGRAFISVRETDKQSAVDVSRDLLALGFEIVATRGTAKALRDAGVSCTVVNKVIEGRPHIVDSIKNEEISLIINTTEGKQAISDSFTIRRTALQHKVTYTTTMAGARAMVLALKVNQSGEVNRLQDLHKELKQGTVI; this comes from the coding sequence ATGCCAAAACGTACCGACATAAACAGTATTCTGATTATTGGCGCAGGCCCTATTATCATCGGGCAAGCCTGCGAGTTCGACTACTCAGGCGCGCAAGCCTGCAAAGCCCTGAGAGAAGAAGGGTATCGCGTGATTCTGGTCAACTCCAATCCCGCGACGATTATGACTGACCCTGATATGGCGGACGCAACGTATATTGAACCCATAGAATGGCAAACCGTTGCTAAAATCATTGAAAAAGAACGTCCTGATGCACTTTTACCCACAATGGGCGGACAAACAGCACTCAACTGCGCGTTAGACCTCTCTAAACAAGGTGTATTAACAAAATTTAATGTCGAAATGATAGGCGCGAAAGAAGAAGCCATCGACAAAGCGGAAGACCGTGAAAAATTCCGTGATGCCATGAAAAAAATTGGCTTAGACACCCCGCGTTCTACCGTTGCCCATACGATGGAAGAAGCCTTTAGCGCGCAAATCACCGTTGGTTTTCCTACCGTTATTCGTCCTTCATTCACCCTTGGCGGCAGCGGGGGCGGGATTGCTTATAACCGTGAAGAATTCGTTACCATTTGTGAACGGGGTTTTGATTTATCCCCTGTGCATCAACTTTTGATTGAAGAATCTGCACTGGGTTGGAAAGAATACGAAATGGAAGTGGTGCGCGATAGCAAAGACAATTGCATTATCGTCTGCTCCATAGAAAACCTAGACCCCATGGGAATTCACACAGGCGACTCCATCACCGTTGCACCTATTCAAACCCTGACAGATAAAGAATATCAAATCATGCGCGACGCATCGCTTGCCGTGTTGCGTGAAATTGGCGTGGATACAGGCGGTTCTAATGTACAATTCGCCATTAACCCGTCCGATGGACGCATGATTATTATTGAAATGAATCCGCGCGTGTCCCGCTCCTCCGCGTTAGCATCCAAAGCCACAGGCTTTCCCATAGCCCGTGTTGCCGCAAAACTCGCTGTTGGCTACACCTTAGACGAACTGGCTAACGAAATCACAGGTGGTGCAACACCTGCCTCTTTTGAACCAACCATCGACTATGTTGTCACCAAAGTCCCCCGTTTCACCTTTGAAAAATTCCCCCAAGCTGAAGCCCTGCTCACAACCCAGATGAAATCTGTGGGCGAAGTGATGGCGATTGGACGGACTTTCCAAGAATCGCTACAAAAAGCCTTACGTGGCTTAGAAACAGGCATGTGTGGATTAGATGAACATTTAGACCCACAACTAGAACCCGATTCTAACGCCAGCAAAGACGTATTGCGCCACGAACTGCAAGAAGCAGGGCCTGAACGCCTGTGGTATGTCGCCGATGCATTCCGTGCAGGCTGGACACTAGAAGATGTACACGAATTTACCGCTATAGACCCATGGTTTCTAACTCAAATTGCCGATTTAATTGAAGAAGAGGCAGAAGTTAAAGCCGAAGGTTTCGATTGCCTAACCGCAGAACGCCTGCGCGAACTCAAACGTAAAGGCTTTTCTGACAAACGTCTTGCGGTTCTAACGGGTACATCTGAACGGGACATACGCGAATTACGCCACAACAACAATGTTCGTCCTGTGTACAAACGTGTGGACTCCTGCGCTGCTGAATTTGCCGCGACCACCGCCTACATGTATTCAACCTATGAAGAAGAATGCGAAAGCAATCCGACCCAGCGGGAAAAAATCATGGTACTTGGTGGCGGGCCTAACCGCATCGGACAAGGAATTGAATTCGACTACTGTTGCGTGCAAGCCTCACTTGCCTTACGAGCCGATGGCTACGAAACCATCATGGTCAACTGCAATCCTGAAACCGTTTCTACGGACTATGACACCTCTGACCGCTTGTATTTTGAACCCTTGACCTTAGAAGATGTTTTAGAAATTATTGCCGTCGAAAACCCCAAAGGCATCATTGTTCAATACGGCGGACAAACCCCCTTAAAACTGGCGAAACCCCTAGAAGCGGCAGGCGCGCCCATTGTAGGCACAACCCCAGAATCCATTGATTTAGCTGAAGACCGTGAACGTTTTCAACAACTGGTCAATCAACTCAACCTCCGCCAACCGCCCAACCGTACAGCGCGTACACCAGAAGTTGCGTTAAAACTAGCAGATGAAATTGGTTATCCCCTTGTTGTGCGACCCTCCTATGTATTAGGGGGACGAGCGATGGAAATCGTTTATCATCCTGATGATTTAAAACGCTACATGCAAACAGCCGTTTCCGTTTCTAACGACTCACCTGTATTGCTTGACCGCTTTTTAGATGAAGCGATAGAAGTTGATGTTGATGCGGTTTGTGATGGGGAACATGTACTGATTGGCGGCATCATGGAACATATTGAAGAAGCGGGTGTACACTCTGGTGACTCCGCATGTTCCTTGCCCCCTTATGGCTTATCACCCATGCTACAAGACCAATTGCGCGTCCAAATGATCAGTATGGCAAAAGCCCTAAATGTGATAGGATTAGTCAACGCGCAGTTCGCTATTCAAAACCAAACCATATACGTGTTAGAAGTCAATCCACGCGCTTCTCGCACCGTACCGTTTGTCTCAAAAGCCACAGGTTTACCATTAGCAAGAATCGCCGCGCGTTGTATGGTAGGTCGTAAACTGGCTGATCAAGGTTTTACTCAAGAATGTATTCCATCCTATTACTCTGTGAAAGAAGCGGTTTTCCCGTTTGTAAAATTCGCAGGCGTTGACCCATTACTTGGGCCTGAAATGAAATCAACAGGCGAAGTAATGGGAGTTGGGCGCAGTTTTGGTGAAGCCTTTGCAAAATCCCAATTGGCAGCAGGTCTGAACTTACCCCGTTCAGGACGAGCTTTTATCAGCGTGAGAGAGACAGACAAACAGTCTGCGGTTGATGTCAGTCGGGATTTATTAGCATTAGGGTTTGAAATTGTAGCGACACGTGGGACAGCCAAAGCACTTCGCGATGCTGGCGTGTCCTGCACCGTTGTAAATAAGGTAATTGAAGGCCGACCCCACATTGTGGATAGTATTAAAAACGAAGAAATCAGCCTGATTATCAACACAACAGAGGGTAAACAAGCCATATCCGATTCGTTTACAATTCGTCGTACCGCCTTGCAACACAAAGTCACCTACACGACGACAATGGCAGGCGCAAGAGCAATGGTGCTGGCGTTAAAAGTCAACCAATCAGGAGAAGTGAATCGTTTACAAGATTTACATAAGGAACTTAAACAAGGTACAGTGATATGA
- the greA gene encoding transcription elongation factor GreA, translating into MNKSPMTVQGAQKLRDELQALKSVARPNVIQAIAEARALGDLKENAEYHAAREQQSFIEGRIAELEGKLSNAEIIDVTKLNAGGKIVFGSTVDLLNIETDEEVSYQIVGDDEADIKASRISISSPIARALIGKIEGDVAIVQAPSGKKEYEIVAVKYI; encoded by the coding sequence ATGAATAAGTCACCCATGACTGTTCAGGGCGCACAAAAACTGCGCGATGAATTACAGGCGCTAAAATCAGTCGCACGTCCTAACGTGATACAAGCCATTGCAGAAGCGCGAGCATTAGGCGATTTAAAAGAAAATGCCGAATATCATGCCGCACGTGAGCAACAAAGTTTCATAGAAGGACGAATTGCTGAGTTAGAGGGAAAATTGTCTAATGCAGAAATTATCGATGTCACCAAATTAAATGCGGGTGGCAAAATCGTTTTTGGGTCAACCGTTGATTTGTTAAATATTGAAACGGATGAAGAAGTGAGTTACCAAATTGTCGGTGATGATGAAGCGGACATTAAAGCCAGCCGTATTTCAATCAGTTCTCCAATCGCCCGCGCTTTAATTGGTAAAATAGAAGGTGATGTTGCCATTGTGCAAGCACCTAGCGGGAAGAAAGAGTATGAAATTGTTGCGGTAAAATATATTTAG
- a CDS encoding PQQ-dependent sugar dehydrogenase, translating to MRYSVYSLFSLLFFAQISHATSPELLIKQLQIPADFQLSIYAEVPEARSLAVDEKTGTVYVGSRSGNTIHAILDVNKDFKSDVVIPLLTDLNSPNGVAVHPQTGDLYIVEQHQIRQISANQLTALSPQSHLKSNIIFNALPDKRWHGWRYAKFSPTGYLYVAVGAPCNICDVQGIEGTIIRLDVSTSNAQMAVFARGIRNSVGFDFHPISGELYFTDNGADNLGDLIPPCELNHAPQAGLHFGYPYVWGVNNTPYPDSKKRQPPMPSTMTAPIVAFDAHAAPLGIHFIRGKNYPKNYQTSALVAQHGSWNRNPADPAGYKVVRVQFDEQGKVINTQDFITGWLDSEKKAWGRPVDIAQLADGSLLISDDRAGLIYRLQYVGKN from the coding sequence ATGCGTTATTCAGTTTATAGTTTATTCTCCCTCCTCTTTTTTGCCCAAATTAGCCACGCGACTAGTCCAGAATTACTGATTAAACAATTACAAATTCCCGCTGATTTTCAATTATCTATTTATGCAGAAGTGCCTGAAGCCCGTTCTTTAGCCGTTGATGAGAAAACGGGTACAGTTTATGTCGGTTCACGTAGCGGGAATACTATTCACGCCATTTTAGATGTAAATAAAGACTTTAAAAGTGATGTAGTTATTCCCTTACTCACCGATTTAAATTCACCAAACGGCGTTGCAGTGCATCCTCAAACGGGTGATTTATACATTGTTGAACAACACCAAATTAGACAAATTTCCGCAAACCAATTAACAGCCCTCAGTCCTCAATCACATTTAAAATCTAACATTATTTTTAATGCCTTACCCGATAAGCGTTGGCATGGGTGGCGATATGCGAAATTTAGCCCGACAGGTTATCTTTATGTTGCCGTTGGCGCGCCCTGCAATATTTGTGATGTGCAGGGAATAGAAGGCACGATTATTCGTTTAGACGTAAGCACGAGCAATGCGCAAATGGCGGTTTTTGCACGGGGTATCCGTAATTCTGTTGGATTTGATTTTCATCCGATAAGTGGAGAGTTGTATTTTACGGATAATGGCGCAGATAATTTGGGCGATTTGATACCCCCTTGCGAATTAAATCACGCCCCACAAGCGGGTTTACACTTTGGTTATCCTTATGTTTGGGGTGTAAATAACACGCCCTATCCTGATTCAAAAAAACGTCAACCACCCATGCCAAGCACGATGACCGCGCCGATTGTTGCGTTTGATGCACATGCAGCACCATTAGGTATTCACTTTATTCGGGGTAAAAATTACCCAAAAAACTATCAAACCAGTGCATTGGTTGCACAACATGGTTCATGGAATCGTAATCCTGCCGATCCTGCGGGGTATAAAGTTGTGCGGGTGCAATTTGATGAACAAGGCAAGGTTATCAATACACAAGATTTTATAACAGGATGGTTAGACTCAGAGAAAAAAGCATGGGGCAGACCTGTGGACATCGCCCAATTAGCCGATGGTTCGTTATTAATCTCTGATGACCGCGCGGGGTTAATCTATCGTCTGCAATATGTGGGGAAAAATTAG
- the coq7 gene encoding 2-polyprenyl-3-methyl-6-methoxy-1,4-benzoquinone monooxygenase: MKPQLSQLDKLISSFDRGLRTIFAEPQGTNRKNPAKNIEDNSLSDADKQLSIRLMRVNHAGEVAAQALYQGQALTAHDSRVRDSMHQSAIEENDHLLWCEKRIQALGGRTSVLNPVWYTGSFAMGALAGFVGDKWSLGFVAETEKQVIAHLETHLQTLPIEDQKSRAILEQMKQDEAHHATIALEAGGVPLPMPVQIAMQATAKIMTTTAYWI, encoded by the coding sequence ATGAAACCACAACTTTCTCAACTAGATAAATTGATTAGTAGCTTTGATAGAGGATTACGGACGATTTTTGCTGAACCACAGGGAACAAATCGTAAAAATCCAGCCAAAAATATTGAAGATAATAGTTTGAGTGATGCCGATAAACAGTTATCTATTCGCCTGATGCGGGTTAATCATGCAGGGGAAGTTGCTGCACAAGCCCTGTATCAGGGGCAGGCTTTAACAGCGCATGATTCGCGGGTTCGTGACAGTATGCACCAGTCAGCTATTGAGGAAAATGACCATCTATTGTGGTGTGAAAAGCGGATTCAGGCATTAGGCGGACGGACGAGCGTGTTGAATCCTGTGTGGTACACGGGGTCATTTGCGATGGGTGCGTTAGCGGGTTTTGTGGGGGATAAATGGAGTTTAGGGTTTGTTGCAGAAACGGAAAAACAGGTGATTGCGCATTTAGAAACGCATTTGCAAACACTGCCCATAGAAGATCAAAAAAGTCGGGCTATTTTAGAGCAGATGAAACAGGATGAAGCGCATCACGCAACCATTGCATTAGAGGCAGGCGGCGTTCCATTGCCTATGCCTGTACAGATTGCAATGCAAGCAACGGCAAAAATCATGACGACAACCGCATATTGGATATAA
- the speD gene encoding adenosylmethionine decarboxylase, whose product MEDKIALHGFNNLTKSLSFNIYDICYTQRPAEREEFLAYTNEMCSAQKLETILSDVCNIIGAHVLSVSTQDYDPMGASATFLIAEEPVSCPATLKRPEQTKLKSNNPFLVAHLDKSHLAAHTYPEGSSKTGVSTFRVDIDIATCGHISPLKALNYLLHAFDSDVVSVDYRVRGFTRDVRGRKHFIDHKIYSIQEFIAPDILQRYQTVDINVYQENLFHTKMLLKDVKLSDYLFGMKDENWSETERRRVTTLLHQEMTEIFYGKNIFHA is encoded by the coding sequence ATGGAAGACAAAATTGCACTGCATGGTTTTAATAACCTGACCAAAAGTCTGAGTTTTAACATTTATGATATTTGTTACACTCAGCGACCTGCCGAGCGAGAAGAATTTCTCGCATACACAAACGAAATGTGTAGCGCGCAAAAGTTAGAAACCATTCTTTCTGATGTTTGCAATATTATTGGCGCGCATGTTCTCAGCGTATCTACTCAAGATTATGACCCTATGGGCGCAAGTGCAACTTTTTTGATTGCTGAAGAACCCGTTTCTTGTCCCGCAACGTTAAAACGGCCTGAACAAACCAAGCTAAAAAGCAATAACCCCTTTTTAGTCGCACATTTAGATAAAAGCCATCTGGCCGCACATACTTATCCAGAAGGCAGTTCTAAAACGGGTGTGTCCACCTTTCGTGTTGATATTGACATTGCTACTTGTGGGCATATTTCCCCCTTAAAAGCATTGAATTATCTGTTACATGCGTTTGATTCTGATGTTGTATCTGTTGACTATCGCGTGCGTGGATTTACCCGTGATGTTCGTGGCAGAAAACATTTTATCGACCATAAAATTTATTCCATTCAGGAATTTATTGCGCCAGATATTTTACAACGTTATCAAACGGTTGATATTAACGTTTATCAAGAAAATCTTTTTCATACTAAAATGCTCTTAAAAGATGTCAAACTCAGTGACTATCTCTTTGGTATGAAAGACGAAAACTGGAGTGAAACCGAGCGTCGGCGTGTGACTACGCTGTTGCACCAAGAAATGACAGAAATTTTCTACGGTAAAAATATTTTTCACGCTTAG
- the speE gene encoding polyamine aminopropyltransferase → MSVDITHDFYNGWYLERSRGWALGLALENKLFEKQSAYQKITVYQTQTFGKLLLLDDIIMVTERDEFIYHEMMAHVPLNVHPNPERVLVIGGGDGGTIREIVKHPTVKEAVLVEIDIDVINTAREYFPTIGSEFDNPRVKVLAEDGVAYIRNNQNYFDVIMIDSSDPIGFAEGLFQADFYRDVYNALKPDGIMTNQTDSPLLSPMIVEKTYSEMQKVFQHLFMYQGYCLTYPGGYWTFGFASKRYHPLNDFDPKHAQAKGLKTKHYNTKLHNGAFYLPNFALATLPAGCEQKNWSE, encoded by the coding sequence ATGTCCGTTGATATTACTCATGATTTTTATAATGGTTGGTACTTAGAACGCAGCCGTGGCTGGGCGTTAGGACTGGCGTTAGAAAATAAGCTGTTCGAAAAGCAATCGGCTTACCAAAAAATCACTGTTTATCAAACACAAACTTTTGGTAAATTGCTGTTATTAGATGATATTATCATGGTAACGGAACGTGACGAATTTATCTATCATGAGATGATGGCGCATGTACCGCTTAATGTACATCCGAATCCTGAACGGGTTTTAGTCATTGGGGGTGGCGATGGTGGTACAATCCGCGAAATCGTGAAACATCCTACGGTTAAAGAAGCGGTTTTGGTAGAAATTGATATTGATGTCATTAACACTGCGCGTGAATATTTTCCAACCATTGGCAGTGAGTTTGATAATCCACGTGTAAAAGTATTGGCAGAAGATGGGGTTGCTTATATTCGCAATAATCAAAATTACTTTGATGTGATTATGATTGATTCCTCCGACCCGATAGGTTTTGCAGAAGGCTTGTTTCAAGCCGATTTTTACCGCGATGTGTATAACGCCCTAAAACCCGATGGTATTATGACAAATCAAACAGATAGCCCGTTATTGTCACCCATGATTGTGGAAAAAACTTATAGTGAAATGCAAAAAGTTTTCCAGCATTTGTTTATGTATCAAGGCTATTGTTTAACTTATCCCGGCGGATATTGGACATTTGGTTTTGCTTCTAAACGCTATCATCCATTAAACGATTTTGACCCAAAACATGCCCAAGCTAAAGGGTTAAAAACTAAGCATTACAATACTAAATTACACAATGGCGCATTTTATTTACCCAACTTTGCGCTAGCGACACTACCAGCGGGGTGTGAACAGAAAAACTGGAGCGAATAG